Proteins from a single region of Kluyveromyces lactis strain NRRL Y-1140 chromosome A complete sequence:
- the SVP26 gene encoding Svp26p (similar to uniprot|P38869 Saccharomyces cerevisiae YHR181W SVP26 Component of Sed5p vesicles) has protein sequence MIIQLLSYAGTVLGFIFLTLSTASGLYYLSELVEEYTEPTRRLLYRAIYTIIGIYVLLLLFDGFPWLLTAFSIFTYVVYLQNMKHFPYISLTNPTLMLSCVLVLINHYLWFKYFNDVDIPPQFRFDPNYVPRRRASFAEVASFFGICVWFIPFALFVSLSAGENVLPTHIERKKNEDGDGAESSRGVRRRAKGLAKIVIDYIREYFYSIGKLFGLKDSKKDEGLLL, from the coding sequence ATGATCATTCAACTTTTATCCTATGCGGGTACCGTCCTGGGGTTTATTTTCCTGACGTTATCCACAGCATCAGGATTGTATTATCTCAGTGAGTTAGTGGAAGAATACACTGAACCCACAAGAAGGTTGCTATATCGAGCAATATACACTATAATCGGAATTTACGTGCTACTTCTATTATTCGATGGATTCCCATGGCTGCTAACGGCTTTTTCTATCTTTACCTACGTGGTATATCTACAGAATATGAAACATTTCCCATATATCTCGTTGACGAACCCTACGTTAATGTTGAGTTGCGTACTAGTTCTTATAAATCATTACTTGTGGTTTAAATACTTCAATGATGTTGATATCCCACCTCAATTCAGGTTTGACCCTAACTATGTGCCAAGAAGACGTGCGTCTTTCGCGGAAGTGGCATCattctttggaatttgtGTATGGTTTATTCCATTTGCATTGTTCGTGTCGTTATCCGCTGGAGAAAATGTGCTACCTACACAcattgaaaggaaaaagaacGAGGATGGCGATGGTGCCGAGAGTTCTAGAGGTgtgagaagaagagctaAGGGTTTAGCCAAGATCGTCATCGATTACATTAGAGAATACTTCTATTCCATAGGCAAACTATTTGGATTGAAGGATAgcaagaaagatgaaggGTTGTTGCTTtga
- the RGD3 gene encoding Rgd3p (weakly similar to uniprot|P38870 Saccharomyces cerevisiae YHR182W Protein of unknown function green fluorescent protein (GFP)-fusion protein localizes to the cell periphery and cytoplasm), whose protein sequence is MDLRYTFWSPVSTVSVNSLYDAITQDIQSIMRLSQFLNHLNNVWNASLLSMKKAPDPKVTIVGEQVVEKITESLKSYKVDTTSLDHLLKRYESLLGQCKENKGRDASLIKELKQWKTLKLEIQDQSVVYDKDKDDHHCPVAGGILQFPSRTVMFKFLRWLKDDIKYSKRFIPISKLPNEYFSGKQLIESIRKQYPDSVVSLYQQEKLGQWFMSEGYMAHYNDLLGVRKAFSCNGYYCWKELDQQKSVKYNLATVNGLIWEQWSKYTMQKLQFETNHFNQMDQLAQLREELVQTMKHFNGTLEDTWHITSKESVKPSSVTVQSMYEQNMGSIGFYVTSNEPIIKYNSETTKFEMTSPIPDDITGNSLLHRLIDEIEIETEDHVENIKRCWITEFDLINWHRIKEDLLRRWMRVQTGDKDDYASLNLTLEKKVLLLKGWLIELDDSIIPSEICEESVRNNQSILKSFQGSGDNLRKDQNRIRCIVRILRHLAWLKEKSGEALDDVLSVPLKIPVTHYFMRCQHQVPNKIGAFKALLLQSVEEGFQQWYQLMESTPTVPSVLVDDTNLSLPPGVLTASVADTATATAPPPSHHVTTDFIPKPFKASSSGSNASSTTSSTAGSHTATTTADPREKRRSGTPLLQIMPDVSSST, encoded by the coding sequence ATGGATTTAAGGTACACTTTTTGGAGCCCCGTAAGCACCGTGAGTGTTAATTCGTTATACGATGCGATTACACAAGATATACAATCGATAATGCGGCTTTCACAGttcttgaatcatttgaataATGTGTGGAACGCATCGCTGCTGTCGATGAAAAAGGCACCAGACCCTAAAGTAACTATAGTGGGGGAACAAGTGGTTGAGAAGATTACTGAGAGTTTGAAGTCGTACAAGGTTGATACCACAAGTTTAGATCACTTGCTGAAACGGTATGAATCTTTACTAGGACAATGTAAAGAGAATAAGGGGAGGGATGCAAGCCTGATcaaggaattgaaacaatgGAAAACGTTGAAATTAGAGATTCAAGACCAATCAGTGGTATATGACAAGGATAAAGATGACCATCATTGCCCTGTTGCTGGAGGAATACTGCAATTTCCAAGTCGAACCGTTATGTTTAAATTTTTGAGATGGCTTAAAGACGATATCAAGTATTCCAAACGGTTCATCCCGATCTCAAAGCTTCCCAATGAGTACTTCTCCGGCAAACAATTGATTGAATCCATTAGGAAACAGTATCCTGATAGCGTTGTTTCTTTGTAccaacaagaaaaattgGGCCAATGGTTCATGAGTGAAGGTTACATGGCTCATTATAACGATCTCCTCGGGGTGAGGAAAGCGTTCAGTTGTAACGGCTACTACTGCTGGAAAGAACTGGATCAGCAGAAATCTGTCAAGTACAACCTGGCAACGGTGAACGGATTAATTTGGGAACAATGGAGTAAATATACGATGCAAAAGTTACAGTTTGAAACGAACCATTTCAATCAGATGGATCAATTAGCACAGCTGAGAGAAGAGCTAGTGCAAACAATGAAGCATTTCAACGGTACACTGGAGGATACATGGCACATTACAAGCAAGGAAAGTGTAAAACCCAGCAGTGTAACGGTACAATCCATGTATGAGCAGAACATGGGCAGTATTGGTTTTTACGTGACATCGAACGAACCTATAATCAAGTACAATAGTGAGACAACAAAGTTTGAAATGACTAGTCCAATACCTGATGATATTACAGGCAACTCCCTTCTACACAGGCTAATAGATGAGATTGAGATTGAGACTGAGGATCACGTAGAGAACATCAAACGGTGTTGGATAACcgaatttgatttgatcaacTGGCATCGAATCAAGGAGGACCTATTGAGAAGATGGATGCGCGTTCAAACTGGTGATAAAGATGACTACGCGAGTTTGAATTTGACACTGGAAAAGAAAGTTCTACTACTGAAGGGCTGGCTCATCGAATTGGATGATTCGATAATACCCAGTGAGATATGCGAGGAAAGCGTAAGGAATAACCAGAGCATACTTAAGAGTTTCCAAGGATCCGGAGATAACCtgagaaaagatcaaaacCGAATTAGATGTATAGTGAGGATACTAAGACACTTGGCATGGTTGAAGGAGAAATCAGGAGAGGCACTGGATGACGTTTTGTCCGTCCCTTTGAAAATTCCCGTCACTCACTATTTCATGAGATGTCAGCACCAAGTACCGAACAAAATCGGAGCATTTAAAGCACTCCTACTGCAATCAGTGGAGGAAGGGTTCCAGCAATGGTACCAATTGATGGAGAGCACACCAACAGTACCTTCGGTACTGGTAGACGACACAAACCTAAGCCTACCACCCGGAGTCCTCACTGCCAGTGTTGCCGATACTGCTACTGCTACTGCCCCTCCCCCTTCCCATCACGTGACCACGGATTTCATACCAAAACCGTTTAAAGCAAGCAGCAGTGGTAGCAATGCCAGCAGTACCACCAGCAGTACAGCCGGCAGCCATACTGCCACGACCACAGCTGACCCTCGAGAGAAACGTAGGAGTGGCACACCGTTGCTCCAAATCATGCCCGACGTGTCTTCTTCCACGTAG
- the GND1 gene encoding phosphogluconate dehydrogenase (decarboxylating) GND1 (highly similar to uniprot|P53319 Saccharomyces cerevisiae YGR256W GND2 and to uniprot|P38720 Saccharomyces cerevisiae YHR183W GND1 6-phosphogluconate dehydrogenase(decarboxylating)): protein MSEPAGDIGLIGLAVMGQNLILNAADHGFTVVAYNRTVSKVDHFLANEAKGKSIIGAHSVEELCRNLKRPRRIILLVKAGDAVDAFIQQLLPFLEKGDIIIDGGNSHFPDSNRRYDELKEKGIYFVGSGVSGGEEGARYGPSLMPGGAEEAWPHIKDIFQSISAKSDGEPCCDWVGPAGSGHYVKMVHNGIEYGDMQLITEAYDIMKRIGGFTDKEIGEVFSQWNKGVLDSFLVEITRDILLYDDVDGTPLVEKILDSAGQKGTGKWTAINALDLGMPVTLIGEAVFARCLSSLKDERVRASKLLPGPQIPKDAVKERQQFVDDLEQALYASKIISYAQGFMLIREAGKTYGWKLNNPAIALMWRGGCIIRSVFLGEITKAYRENPELENLLFNKFFADAVEKAQSGWRKTIGLAVSYGIPTPAFSTALSFYDGYRSERLPANLLQAQRDYFGAHTFRVLPEAASENLPADQNIHINWTGKGGNVSASSYQA, encoded by the coding sequence atgtcTGAACCTGCCGGTGATATTGGTTTGATTGGTTTGGCCGTTATGGGTCAAAACTTGATCTTGAACGCTGCTGACCACGGTTTCACTGTTGTTGCTTATAACAGAACAGTTTCTAAGGTTGATCATTTCTTAGCAAACGAGGCAAAGGGTAAATCTATCATTGGTGCTCATTCTGTGGAAGAATTGTGCCGTAACTTGAAGAGACCAAGAAGAATCATTCTTTTGGTCAAGGCTGGTGATGCTGTGGATGCTTTCATTCAACAATTGTTGCCATTTTTGGAAAAGGGAGACATTATCATCGATGGTGGTAACTCTCATTTCCCAGATTCTAACAGACGTTacgatgaattgaaggaaaaggGAATCTACTTTGTTGGTTCTGGTGTTTCTGGTGGTGAAGAAGGTGCTCGTTACGGTCCTTCTTTGATGCCAGGTGGTGCCGAAGAAGCTTGGCCTCACATTAAGGACATCTTCCAATCTATTTCTGCCAAGTCTGACGGCGAACCATGTTGTGACTGGGTTGGTCCAGCTGGGTCTGGTCATTACGTGAAGATGGTCCACAACGGTATCGAATACGGTGACATGCAATTGATCACTGAAGCTTACGATATCATGAAGAGAATTGGTGGATTCACCGATAAGGAAATCGGTGAAGTTTTCTCCCAATGGAACAAGGGTGTCTTGGATTCCTTCTTGGTTGAAATTACAAGAGACATTTTGCTGTACGACGATGTCGATGGTACTCCTCTAGTGGAAAAGATCTTGGATTCAGCTGGTCAAAAGGGTACTGGTAAATGGACTGCCATTAACGCTTTGGATCTAGGTATGCCAGTTACTTTGATTGGTGAAGCCGTGTTCGCTCGTTGTTTGTCCTCTTTGAAGGACGAAAGAGTTAGAGCCTCCAAGTTGCTTCCAGGCCCTCAAATTCCAAAGGATGCCGTTAAGGAAAGACAACAATTCGTTGACGACTTGGAACAAGCTCTTTACGCTTCCAAGATCATCTCTTACGCTCAAGGTTTCATGTTGATCCGTGAAGCTGGTAAGACTTACGGCTGGAAGTTGAACAACCCTGCCATCGCTTTGATGTGGAGAGGTGGTTGTATCATCAGATCCGTTTTCTTGGGTGAAATTACAAAGGCTTATAGAGAAAACCcagaattggaaaacttattattcaacaaattcttcGCTGATGCCGTCGAAAAGGCTCAAAGCGGTTGGAGAAAGACTATTGGTTTGGCTGTTTCTTACGGTATCCCAACCCCAGCTTTCTCCACTGCTCTATCGTTCTACGATGGTTACAGATCTGAAAGATTGCCAGCTAACTTGCTACAAGCTCAACGTGATTACTTCGGTGCTCACACTTTCAGAGTCTTGCCAGAAGCTGCTTCCGAAAACTTGCCAGCTGACCAAAACATCCACATTAACTGGACCGGTAAAGGTGGTAACGTTTCAGCTTCCAGTTACCAAGCTTAA
- the SSP1 gene encoding Ssp1p (weakly similar to uniprot|P38871 Saccharomyces cerevisiae YHR184W SSP1 Protein involved in the control of meiotic nuclear division and spore formation), with translation MEEPDEVDEYSYSELDRPQYPTPKVIDSKKIYERLKSKVQFWKHQDVDGSSFNTMDKRQQELWKLIRDSPLKFNQNNGAPESKEAHASPLQPIGESANTFLTDNDKDVNVGDQFIKVSPMKITALDQSPLFEVHSTTKELTGPSPPVLVERLTDKLHFKKVGLKRIQDRLGKIADSKENVARNYNKLASEITAWCSLCLERDSELDLLTDLQQVLAADKKSEQTMTRLFMMINAKLEYVAKREENMLQERKDMNALTKKYDALRVRKGDQSMETQYLKENLQRKRTSLQQLTEQYYESLSKILREEFTRACFTIYEMGSELKDVTRDFSLQSIELLKNGNDSDYIDGFLEDVRKLRADKQWNKLSMQEKNNPNKLAELVGNLYNGQDSLLRIASNKVPIKFSPLPLHENASTSTLDPQHFKASEGLDLSMSQYGTDKYNDITTNKFMLKKPLFTDVRPVSQQPLQTLQNLRAPVSSHGATGSAGGGATRQRNLASNIANNYPYQRGPSLVRSKAEPNGLRNEIISENVSAESIADADDKEVVIKFGHDLTNSFIEADQLLATNAWD, from the coding sequence ATGGAAGAGCCAGATGAAGTAGATGAGTATAGTTACTCTGAGTTGGACCGTCCACAGTACCCTACACCAAAGGTTATAGATTCGAAAAAGATCTATGAACGGCTAAAGAGTAAAGTACAGTTTTGGAAACATCAGGATGTAGACGGatcctctttcaatacGATGGATAAGAGACAACAGGAGCTCTGGAAATTGATAAGAGATAGTCCCTTGAAATTCAATCAAAATAACGGTGCTCCCGAATCAAAAGAGGCCCATGCTAGTCCCTTACAACCAATTGGGGAAAGTGCCAATACTTTCCTTACCGATAACGATAAAGATGTTAACGTTGGCGATCAGTTCATAAAAGTATCTCCAATGAAGATTACAGCTCTAGACCAATCGCCATTATTTGAGGTGCACTCTACCACGAAGGAACTGACAGGACCATCGCCACCTGTTCTAGTGGAAAGGTTAACGGATAAGTTGCATTTTAAGAAGGTCGGGTTGAAAAGGATTCAGGATCGACTTGGAAAGATTGCTGATTCCAAGGAAAATGTTGCCAGGAATTATAATAAGTTGGCATCAGAAATCACAGCATGGTGCTCTTTGTGCCTAGAGAGAGATTCAGAGTTAGATTTGTTAACTGATTTACAACAGGTGTTGGCAGCGGATAAGAAGTCAGAACAGACAATGACCAGGCTCTTCATGATGATAAATGCTAAGTTAGAATACGTCGCTAAACGTGAAGAGAACATGTTACAGGAACGTAAGGATATGAACGCTTTGACAAAGAAATACGATGCGTTGAGGGTTAGGAAGGGAGATCAAAGTATGGAAACTCAATACctgaaagaaaacttgCAAAGGAAAAGAACTTCTCTTCAGCAGCTGACAGAGCAGTACTATGAATCGCTAAGTAAAATATTGCGCGAAGAGTTCACAAGAGCGTGTTTTACCATATATGAGATGGGatctgaattgaaagatgttACCAGAGATTTCTCTCTACAAAGTATTGagcttttgaagaatggcAATGACAGTGACTATATCGATGGTTTCTTAGAAGATGTAAGAAAGCTAAGAGCTGATAAGCAATGGAACAAGCTATCAAtgcaagagaaaaataACCCTAATAAATTGGCAGAATTGGTGGGTAACCTTTACAATGGCCAGGACTCATTATTGAGAATAGCTTCAAATAAAGTCCCAATAAAATTCTCACCGTTGCCCTTGCATGAAAATGCTTCGACCAGTACTTTAGATCCACAGCATTTCAAAGCAAGTGAGGGACTTGATCTATCAATGTCTCAATATGGCACTGACAAATACAATGACATTACCACAAATAAATTCATGTTAAAGAAGCCTTTGTTTACAGATGTTAGGCCCGTTTCACAGCAGCCCTTGCAAACGTTGCAGAATTTGAGAGCGCCAGTTTCAAGCCATGGGGCTACTGGTAGTGCAGGTGGAGGTGCCACCCGGCAGCGAAATTTAGCTAGCAATATTGCCAACAATTACCCATACCAACGAGGACCATCACTTGTTAGATCTAAAGCAGAACCCAACGGTTTgagaaatgaaataatatCTGAAAATGTGTCCGCGGAATCCATAGCTGATGCTGATGATAAAGAAGTGGTTATCAAGTTTGGTCATGATTTAACTAATTCATTTATAGAGGCGGACCAACTCTTAGCCACCAATGCTTGGGATTGA
- the MTM1 gene encoding Mtm1p (similar to uniprot|P53320 Saccharomyces cerevisiae YGR257C MTM1 Mitochondrial protein of the mitochondrial carrier family involved in activating mitochondrial Sod2p probably by facilitating insertion of an essential manganese cofactor) yields the protein MSGDRSSTAIMKERMLSACAGSFLTSFFLTPMDVVRIRLQQQVMLPDCSCGAASELKGSVGTEVIYDHVVANKNSPKIFWQDVCFQDIQCKNSALRFNSTWEAFTKISEVEGLATLWRGLSITLLMAIPANVVYFSGYEMFRDHSPMRDSYPSLNPLFCGATARMVAATTVAPLELIKTRLQSIPRSRKDTTTQMMFKDLLKETRNEIRSGGYKVLFKGLEITLWRDVPFSAIYWGSYEFYKKNFWIDFSEQCLRWNLSPNWDFFINSFIGGSVSGSSAALLTHPFDVGKTRMQITMDIENKQRNTLVSPKKRVSARGMFKFLYNIKQTEGYGALYTGLIPRVMKIAPSCAIMISTYELSKRLFAV from the coding sequence ATGTCTGGCGATCGGAGCTCGACAGCTATCATGAAGGAGCGGATGCTCAGTGCATGTGCGGGCTCTTTCTTGACgtccttttttttaactCCTATGGACGTAGTTCGGATTCGGTTGCAGCAGCAGGTGATGTTGCCCGATTGTTCATGCGGTGCTGCATCAGAGTTGAAGGGATCCGTAGGTACTGAGGTAATATATGATCATGTGGTGGCTAACAAGAATTCGCCGAAGATCTTCTGGCAAGATGTGTGTTTCCAAGATATTCAGTGTAAGAACAGTGCATTACGATTTAACAGTACATGGGAAGCTTTCACCAAGATCTCTGAGGTGGAGGGACTAGCGACGCTTTGGAGAGGTCTAAGTATAACGCTTCTGATGGCTATTCCGGCGAATGTGGTATATTTCTCTGGTTATGAAATGTTCAGAGATCATTCTCCGATGAGAGATTCATACCCTAGTTTAAACCCCTTATTCTGCGGTGCCACTGCTAGAATGGTTGCTGCTACCACGGTGGCTCCGTTAGAGCTCATAAAGACAAGATTACAGAGTATACCGAGATCTAGGAAAGATACTACGACTCAAATGATGTTTAAAGACCTATTGAAAGAGACAAGAAACGAAATTCGATCAGGAGGCTATAAAGTTTTGTTCAAAGGTCTTGAAATTACACTATGGAGAGATGTCCCCTTCAGTGCCATATACTGGGGATCTTACGAGTTttacaagaagaatttttgGATAGACTTCAGTGAACAGTGTCTGCGGTGGAACTTGAGCCCCAACTGggatttcttcatcaacagtTTTATCGGTGGAAGTGTCAGTGGCTCAAGTGCGGCTTTATTGACCCATCCTTTTGACGTAGGAAAAACGCGAATGCAGATCACCATGGATATAGAGAATAAGCAACGGAACACGCTTGTAtcaccaaagaaaagagtATCTGCCAGAGGCATGTTCAAATTTTTGTACAATATCAAGCAAACGGAAGGTTATGGTGCATTATATACAGGCCTGATACCTAGAGTTATGAAGATTGCACCTAGTTGTGCAATAATGATTTCCACGTACGAACTCTCGAAGAGGCTCTTCGCTGTTTAG
- the PFS1 gene encoding Pfs1p (some similarities with uniprot|P38872 Saccharomyces cerevisiae YHR185C PFS1 Sporulation protein): MMEAMGTQKPLGVNSTILNKHIPTKSPTKRTRTRMTLERADVRNKGRIRYKTNVQDLNFLDSMDTSCDTGPQMIQLPSQSPYNQHFYQSNNSGNRNPDVSFHSLPPEYEELQLQSQKQYQMQLQQHNYYSSSPVRHQPPEQQNAPQLPPRADNINTSMLVFNSSGFNNCSPHSSVPIVTGFPSYFNPRQAKNMPHGEKVERWMENLPIYFEESEQMTHTNCFSISDDSEFWEEDEFDNDLDDGIALTNSVEIIFLQQKRITALINKLYH, translated from the coding sequence ATGATGGAAGCTATGGGTACACAAAAACCATTGGGGGTGAATAGTACGATTCTCAATAAACATATACCAACCAAGTCACCAACAAAACGTACTAGAACCAGAATGACCCTTGAACGAGCAGATGTAAGGAACAAAGGACGTATTAGATACAAGACCAACGTacaagatttgaatttcttAGATTCGATGGATACTTCTTGTGACACTGGTCCACAAATGATTCAACTTCCAAGCCAATCTCCATACAATCAACATTTCTATCAATCAAATAACAGTGGTAACAGGAACCCAGACGTCAGTTTCCATTCATTACCACCTGAATATGAAGAATTGCAGTTACAAAGTCAGaaacaatatcaaatgCAACTGCAACAGCACAATTATTATTCGTCATCTCCTGTCCGTCACCAGCCTCCGGAACAACAAAACGCTCCACAATTACCACCAAGAGCAGATAACATTAACACTTCGATGCTTGTATTCAACTCAAGTGGGTTCAATAATTGCTCACCACATTCTTCGGTGCCAATAGTGACGGGATTCCCATCTTATTTCAATCCAAGGCAGGCAAAGAATATGCCACACGGTGAAAAGGTCGAGAGGTGGATGGAAAACTTACCAATATATTTCGAAGAGTCGGAACAGATGACTCATACAAACTGTTTCAGTATTTCGGATGATTCTGAATTCTGGGAAGAAGACGAATTTGACAACGACCTTGACGATGGCATTGCCCTTACAAACTCCGTCGAaataatatttcttcaacaaaaaagaattacagCACTAATTAATAAACTATACCACTAG